TTTCAGTGGTACTGGAGGGGATACCAACCCAGGTTGCGCAAGAGATCACGGCGGCGGTCAGGATTCCAACCATTGGCATCGGCGCGGGACCATATTGTGACGGACAGGTCCTCGTCCTCCACGATCTCTTGGGCCTTTCCACCCGCTTCCAGCCAAAATTTGTCCGCCGCTACGCAGATCTTTCCACGATTGCATCCGAGGCCTTCCGTCATTTTAAATCCGATGTGGAGTCGGGAAAATTTCCCACCCAAGAGGAGAGCTACCCCTAATGCATGAACTTGAAATTTTTTTTCATACCCGGCTGGAATGGGCAGAAGGGGAAGGGAGAACCACGCTCGATTATGAGAGTTACCCAAGATCACACCGGGTGCTTTGCCCGGAGAAACCGCTGATTGAAATGTCGGCGGCCCCACAGTATCAAGGGGATCCGAATCGACTCAATCCTGAAGAACTCTTCACCGCGTCAATTGCCTCCTGCCAAATGCTGACCTACCTCGCCCTGGCATCCTTTGCCGGTATCCGCGTCCTCTCTTACACTGATGAGGCAGAAGGTGTCCTGGCAAAGAAGGAGAGAAAGATGCAGATGGTGCGCGTCCTCCTCCGCCCCAGGATTGTTGTTGTAGAGGGGACAGACAAGGAAAAGGCCCTGGCCCTCGTTCAAAAGGCCCACACGCAATGCTTCATTGCCAATTCGATCACAACCGAGGCGATTATCCAGCCAAACATTGTTGTGGGGTGATTGAGCGAGAACATTTTCTTATTGAGGATGATTCGGGTTCAAAGGAGTAATCCTCGAATGTCAGACAAGAGATGACTTAGATATTGCGTAAAGCGTACCGCAGCAGCCCCGTCAATGACCCGGTGATCATAAG
The DNA window shown above is from Candidatus Manganitrophaceae bacterium and carries:
- a CDS encoding OsmC family peroxiredoxin; this encodes MHELEIFFHTRLEWAEGEGRTTLDYESYPRSHRVLCPEKPLIEMSAAPQYQGDPNRLNPEELFTASIASCQMLTYLALASFAGIRVLSYTDEAEGVLAKKERKMQMVRVLLRPRIVVVEGTDKEKALALVQKAHTQCFIANSITTEAIIQPNIVVG